Proteins from one Paenibacillus sp. J23TS9 genomic window:
- a CDS encoding stalk domain-containing protein, with protein sequence MKWNKRLNENKSGMTSGKKWMVVSLAGLLFVAPVVGSGIPLNGHSISSVASAAASSVTKLGENPVTSGAILTKYRFTTTRSGKQAIALADVIRIDLQNPYVKMDVMNGKDGQFTTKQSTGGMAKESGAVAAVNGDYFNTSADGAPIGGQVTNGQLLSTPSDIKGMYSFAVTTDGKPIIDEFSFDGSVTAEDGSSFPLAGINKTSYNPESSSSTYSHVNAMYIYTSAWKSTTRPKNSATTPIEVLVQNNVITQISDQGGFADMAVPQDGYILRTHGTAADFVKAHLVVGQKLNTNYMLKSKTMGQSVDPANLQTMIGGHTILVNNGKATAYSRDVSSIGGYRARTSLGYSKDQRYAYIIAVEKNDSSAGMSLGELQSFMVDIGVWKGLNLDGGGSTTMVSRPLAEDDAVLTFNTEYGKEQRSVVNAVGVYTNAPKGELKGLKISGSSAILIGQQASFKLKGYDTYYNPVDTSGLTPTWKSSNGNIKVSGQTVTGVTPGVSKITAVSGQASTSMDVKVLGADDLSSLSVGSATAPLQAGSTVSVPVKATTKDGQQVDVPDSALKWEFIGFKGSVQNGKLTVTSVDANAKVGYAIARYNGFSTAVVLSAAGEDMWENFENASYPVQFTSNSAQVSGTAAITQGSGDHANSKVLQLTYDMTAGTGKMYAYAELNGSTGKTIAAPATSMKIDVMGDHSLNWARAELKDNNGNTVYVDLAKTIDWDGWKTLDIDLSDKGIAFPAQLKRVYVVNVEEGQDERAKTGTVAFDNIKFTMPSLSSEAGLPTGKVEMTIGQKAFTTNGQKKTMEAAPVMKDSSTYIPIKYVLDTFGGKATWDPANQRITITRGGKVMDLKVGNKDFILNGKRKGAEVAPYISQGRTLVPLRLVSEQLGLNVKWEQKTKTVTIES encoded by the coding sequence ATGAAATGGAATAAAAGGCTGAATGAGAATAAAAGCGGGATGACTTCAGGGAAAAAGTGGATGGTCGTATCCCTGGCAGGATTGCTCTTTGTTGCGCCGGTGGTAGGCAGCGGGATTCCGCTGAACGGGCATTCGATTTCGTCGGTCGCCAGTGCGGCGGCATCGTCGGTTACGAAGCTGGGGGAGAATCCGGTAACATCGGGTGCGATTTTGACGAAATACAGATTTACGACAACGCGTTCCGGGAAACAGGCCATTGCGCTGGCGGATGTGATCCGGATTGATCTGCAGAATCCGTATGTGAAGATGGATGTCATGAACGGCAAGGATGGCCAGTTCACGACCAAGCAGAGCACAGGCGGCATGGCGAAGGAAAGCGGCGCGGTGGCTGCGGTGAACGGGGATTATTTTAATACAAGTGCAGACGGGGCTCCCATTGGCGGACAGGTGACGAATGGACAGCTTCTGTCGACGCCTTCGGATATTAAAGGGATGTATTCCTTTGCGGTGACGACGGACGGCAAGCCGATTATTGATGAGTTTTCTTTTGACGGCTCCGTTACAGCGGAGGACGGTTCCAGCTTCCCGCTCGCGGGGATCAACAAAACCTCCTACAACCCGGAGAGCAGCAGCTCTACATACAGTCATGTGAATGCGATGTACATTTATACCAGCGCATGGAAGTCCACTACGCGTCCTAAAAATAGTGCAACCACACCGATTGAGGTATTGGTGCAAAACAATGTCATCACGCAAATTTCGGATCAGGGCGGATTTGCCGATATGGCGGTGCCGCAGGACGGATATATTTTGCGGACACATGGCACGGCTGCCGATTTTGTAAAAGCCCATCTGGTCGTAGGCCAGAAGCTGAATACCAATTACATGCTGAAGTCCAAAACAATGGGACAATCCGTGGACCCTGCGAATTTGCAGACGATGATCGGCGGCCATACGATTCTGGTGAATAACGGCAAAGCGACGGCTTATTCCCGGGATGTCTCCAGCATCGGCGGATACCGGGCAAGAACATCTCTTGGTTATTCGAAGGACCAGCGTTATGCCTATATCATTGCCGTAGAGAAGAATGATAGCAGCGCCGGCATGTCGCTTGGCGAATTGCAATCCTTCATGGTGGATATCGGGGTATGGAAAGGCCTCAATCTCGACGGCGGGGGTTCCACGACGATGGTCAGCCGTCCGCTGGCAGAAGATGATGCGGTATTGACCTTCAACACGGAATACGGCAAGGAGCAGCGCAGTGTCGTTAACGCTGTGGGCGTATATACAAATGCTCCCAAAGGCGAGCTGAAGGGTCTGAAAATCAGCGGAAGCTCCGCGATTCTGATTGGCCAGCAGGCTTCGTTCAAGCTCAAAGGCTATGATACCTATTACAATCCGGTTGACACTTCCGGTCTTACACCTACCTGGAAGTCCAGCAACGGTAATATCAAAGTCAGCGGTCAGACGGTAACGGGTGTGACGCCAGGCGTCTCCAAAATCACAGCAGTCAGCGGACAAGCCAGCACAAGCATGGACGTGAAGGTACTGGGCGCCGATGATCTGAGTTCACTCAGTGTAGGCTCAGCAACCGCGCCGCTTCAGGCGGGCAGTACGGTATCTGTACCGGTGAAGGCAACGACGAAGGACGGCCAACAGGTGGATGTGCCTGATAGCGCTCTGAAGTGGGAGTTCATCGGATTCAAGGGCAGCGTACAGAATGGCAAGCTGACGGTAACGTCTGTGGATGCAAACGCCAAGGTGGGTTATGCCATTGCCCGTTACAACGGCTTCAGTACAGCCGTCGTGCTATCGGCAGCCGGCGAAGACATGTGGGAGAATTTCGAGAATGCCAGCTATCCGGTGCAGTTTACGAGCAACAGCGCTCAAGTGAGCGGTACGGCAGCCATAACGCAGGGTAGCGGGGATCACGCTAACTCCAAAGTACTTCAGTTGACATATGACATGACCGCAGGAACTGGAAAAATGTATGCTTACGCTGAACTTAACGGCTCTACTGGCAAGACGATTGCAGCTCCGGCAACCTCGATGAAGATTGATGTCATGGGCGATCACAGCCTGAACTGGGCGCGTGCAGAGCTCAAGGACAACAATGGCAATACGGTTTATGTAGACCTGGCCAAAACGATTGATTGGGATGGCTGGAAGACGCTTGATATCGATCTCAGCGATAAAGGAATCGCCTTCCCGGCGCAGCTGAAGCGGGTATATGTTGTGAATGTGGAAGAGGGTCAGGATGAGCGCGCGAAGACGGGTACGGTTGCTTTTGATAACATCAAGTTCACCATGCCATCCCTGTCCAGTGAAGCGGGATTGCCAACCGGTAAAGTCGAGATGACGATCGGCCAGAAGGCCTTCACAACCAATGGACAGAAGAAAACGATGGAAGCCGCTCCGGTGATGAAAGACAGCAGCACATATATTCCAATTAAATACGTTCTCGATACGTTTGGAGGCAAGGCAACCTGGGATCCGGCCAATCAGAGAATTACGATCACCCGCGGCGGAAAAGTCATGGATCTGAAAGTCGGAAATAAGGATTTTATCCTCAACGGCAAACGTAAAGGGGCGGAAGTCGCACCTTACATCAGTCAAGGTCGTACTTTAGTCCCACTTCGGCTCGTATCCGAGCAATTAGGATTAAATGTAAAATGGGAACAGAAAACGAAGACCGTCACCATCGAATCGTGA
- a CDS encoding SwmB domain-containing protein has protein sequence MRKWLSILLAFIMTIELLWGSLGAGRAAADAATGLAPVISVTKNLCKDGSVGRTPVITLTFDQSVRLVDGSGSAVIKLLDQTDSKHSISNLAIPVDVDTSNPGKRIYEIPVDVKKPLEYNHLYKVVVDEGIFEAEADSSIQNSLKELNFQTIEQGVQTYDPAVKTTSVSQNLKQLKITFNEKMKAGTGDVKLVLQSNINTVLETIPASRITVNNCDAMIPMTKSLALGTTYAVTIDSKAFVTETGADYAGIQNTSEWYFTTNRNTSMNTTYPSNNGILTGGQIILEYNQPVIAGSGTIELYRSNGTNVTKLNATSSLVKGSGTARITVDLSAYLQTNTDYYVLVSANAFQDQWKNNVPGITSSNDFRFYTAVDNSSGLTITNLDPADRKTGVAVDSDLYITFNRVVERGSGEVTVRKSGSSYNVPITVSASGRDARIRLDSGYTYDYDSTYYVTVGRNAFYDAQNYNIQYAGMSGSWSFQTPVTDKQPPVLQNSEMYNNTTIRLGYNKQLYSDSWLQTSSFSVTVNDEVRRISNIYTSGDSVYVTLETGVAVGQNVKISYSGGTRPIQDVYRNQAATFSLRDVLNGIDTALPKPSSGTVSSSNVTLYYNQSLKPVSSNAYEQFTVKADGTTFGIKSISQSGQTIYLTLSSPVSDGQVVKISYKPGKEAIQDSRGPNISAFTDFIVRNLQDTKPPVFQAAAGTGSKVTLTYNELLSTSNIPMKSQFSVLVNGVPNYVNTVEVKDNQVILTLETALNTNANAKVTVSYVPGTIRLTDLNGNAAGYINLEPVKIAEGNVNSEIKSITIQGDTLQITYNKTLTSQSYISTEQFQVYVDGVQRGVLQAFIGGDTVTLKLSGSVTSGQKVEVTYLPGVYGISDSTGKTMTYFNRLTASEVTADRKDLNLPEYLTLTDLKDFEVSTFVLNDKAVETSATVNSRNNQMMKQLFINPDKLKEAFDYIGKAKETTHTLLINTPTGYGSVMVSIPLSALENAKDREAAIAVRAGEAMLVLQLSQINVADISRTLQTGSSNITLNLAVDKLSTESAMFLNDKLSAAAIQKLTEPFDFYVMAVDNNASSHTAEMQFNNQYLILNNSTMSVDKMGVYQWDAGADKMTFVPATVQSGGASQIFRAKVKGNHLVIGGMAYKYYNDMNNHWAKDSIIDLASKFIIDGRTANTFAPNKNITRAEFAEYVARGLGLSGDVQTSQRFYDVTNTKENAFIGAAVKAGIIAGNTDGSFKPDSPITREQMAIIMARAMNYTGFRTELTYSPATYLKKFKDYKQIQSPESVARLLKEGIIQGVSPTAFQPKGNATRAQAAVMLERLLKKVGYL, from the coding sequence ATGAGAAAATGGCTATCCATATTGTTGGCCTTCATCATGACGATCGAATTATTATGGGGGAGCTTGGGAGCAGGCAGGGCTGCTGCGGATGCGGCAACAGGTCTGGCTCCTGTGATTTCCGTTACTAAGAATTTATGCAAGGATGGAAGCGTAGGACGGACACCAGTCATTACTTTAACATTCGATCAGTCCGTTAGGCTGGTGGATGGAAGCGGCAGTGCGGTCATTAAGCTGCTGGATCAGACGGATTCCAAACATAGTATAAGTAATCTTGCTATACCTGTGGATGTGGATACAAGTAACCCGGGGAAAAGAATCTACGAGATTCCAGTTGATGTGAAGAAGCCGCTGGAATACAACCATCTCTATAAAGTGGTGGTAGATGAAGGAATATTTGAAGCAGAAGCAGATAGCTCTATTCAAAACTCGTTAAAAGAACTTAATTTTCAAACGATCGAGCAGGGAGTTCAAACCTATGATCCGGCTGTTAAAACCACATCGGTCAGCCAGAATCTGAAGCAGCTAAAGATCACGTTTAACGAAAAAATGAAGGCTGGCACAGGGGATGTAAAGCTAGTTTTGCAATCGAATATCAATACGGTGCTAGAAACGATTCCTGCCAGCAGAATCACGGTCAATAATTGTGATGCAATGATACCAATGACCAAGTCGCTTGCGTTGGGTACAACCTATGCGGTAACTATAGACTCCAAAGCGTTTGTAACTGAAACGGGAGCAGACTATGCAGGAATTCAGAATACATCAGAGTGGTATTTTACGACGAATCGGAACACATCGATGAATACAACATATCCATCCAATAATGGTATCCTGACAGGCGGTCAGATCATATTGGAATATAACCAGCCCGTTATTGCGGGTTCCGGCACAATTGAGCTTTATCGTTCAAACGGCACCAATGTAACGAAGCTGAATGCGACCAGCAGCTTGGTCAAAGGAAGCGGAACGGCGAGAATTACCGTTGATTTAAGCGCTTATCTGCAGACTAATACCGATTATTATGTTCTTGTTAGTGCGAATGCTTTTCAAGATCAATGGAAAAACAATGTACCTGGAATTACGTCATCGAATGATTTTCGCTTTTACACGGCAGTGGACAATTCATCCGGATTGACGATTACCAACCTGGATCCTGCAGACCGAAAAACGGGAGTGGCAGTCGACAGCGATCTATACATAACCTTTAACCGTGTGGTAGAGCGGGGAAGCGGAGAGGTAACGGTTCGCAAATCCGGCAGCAGTTATAATGTGCCTATCACAGTTTCGGCAAGCGGCAGGGATGCACGGATTCGGCTGGATTCTGGATATACGTATGATTATGATTCCACCTATTATGTAACGGTAGGCCGGAATGCTTTTTATGACGCGCAGAATTACAATATCCAATATGCGGGGATGTCAGGAAGCTGGTCGTTCCAGACACCGGTGACTGACAAGCAGCCGCCTGTTCTGCAAAACAGCGAAATGTACAATAATACGACGATCCGGCTGGGCTACAACAAGCAGCTCTATTCGGATTCATGGCTCCAGACGAGCAGCTTCAGTGTGACGGTTAACGATGAAGTGCGCAGAATCAGCAACATATATACGTCAGGGGACAGCGTGTACGTCACTTTGGAGACGGGAGTGGCTGTAGGCCAGAATGTGAAGATCAGCTACAGCGGGGGCACCAGACCGATCCAGGACGTATACCGAAACCAGGCGGCAACCTTTTCACTGCGTGATGTCCTGAACGGAATCGACACCGCTCTTCCCAAACCAAGCAGCGGTACGGTATCATCCAGCAATGTCACCTTGTATTACAATCAATCCTTAAAGCCCGTATCATCCAATGCTTATGAACAATTCACGGTGAAGGCTGACGGTACAACCTTTGGTATCAAATCGATCAGTCAAAGCGGGCAGACGATTTATTTGACGCTGAGCAGTCCTGTTTCCGATGGCCAGGTTGTGAAAATAAGCTATAAGCCGGGAAAAGAAGCCATTCAGGATAGCAGGGGCCCAAATATCAGTGCCTTTACCGACTTTATCGTCCGTAATCTTCAAGATACCAAGCCACCGGTATTTCAGGCAGCTGCAGGCACAGGCAGTAAAGTTACCCTGACTTACAATGAGCTACTTAGTACAAGCAATATTCCGATGAAGAGCCAGTTCTCGGTTCTGGTCAACGGCGTACCAAACTATGTAAACACCGTGGAAGTCAAAGATAATCAGGTTATTTTAACATTGGAAACCGCCTTGAATACTAACGCTAACGCAAAAGTCACCGTATCGTATGTTCCGGGAACGATTCGTCTGACCGATCTGAACGGAAACGCTGCAGGGTATATCAATTTGGAGCCTGTAAAGATCGCGGAAGGCAATGTGAACAGCGAGATCAAATCGATTACCATTCAAGGGGATACTCTTCAAATTACTTACAATAAAACGCTGACATCACAGTCTTATATTTCTACCGAACAATTTCAAGTGTATGTGGATGGAGTACAGCGTGGAGTGCTGCAGGCGTTCATTGGTGGCGATACCGTAACGCTGAAGCTAAGCGGCTCGGTCACCAGCGGCCAGAAGGTAGAAGTGACTTATTTACCTGGCGTCTACGGTATTAGTGACAGCACGGGGAAAACGATGACGTACTTTAACAGGCTTACGGCAAGCGAAGTGACAGCTGACAGGAAGGATCTTAATCTTCCGGAGTACTTAACGTTGACTGACTTGAAGGATTTTGAAGTCTCGACCTTTGTGCTGAACGACAAGGCAGTTGAAACTTCTGCGACTGTCAATTCCCGCAATAATCAGATGATGAAACAGCTGTTCATCAATCCGGACAAGCTTAAGGAAGCTTTTGATTATATTGGGAAGGCCAAAGAAACAACGCATACGCTTTTGATCAACACGCCAACGGGTTACGGCTCTGTGATGGTAAGTATTCCATTAAGCGCTTTGGAAAACGCCAAGGACAGAGAAGCGGCGATTGCGGTACGGGCAGGAGAGGCGATGCTTGTGCTTCAGCTCAGCCAGATCAACGTTGCAGATATCTCCAGAACACTGCAGACAGGATCTTCTAACATTACGTTAAATCTGGCAGTAGACAAGCTGTCAACAGAATCTGCTATGTTCCTCAACGACAAACTGAGTGCAGCCGCGATTCAAAAGCTTACGGAACCGTTTGACTTTTACGTGATGGCGGTGGACAACAATGCTTCTTCACACACAGCGGAAATGCAATTCAATAATCAGTATTTGATTCTGAATAATTCAACGATGTCCGTCGATAAGATGGGTGTGTACCAGTGGGACGCTGGTGCCGATAAAATGACCTTTGTCCCTGCTACAGTTCAAAGTGGTGGCGCAAGCCAGATTTTCCGGGCCAAGGTCAAGGGAAATCACCTGGTGATAGGCGGCATGGCTTATAAATACTATAATGATATGAACAATCACTGGGCAAAGGATTCGATTATTGATTTGGCCAGCAAGTTTATTATTGACGGACGTACTGCCAATACCTTTGCACCGAACAAAAATATCACCCGTGCGGAGTTTGCGGAATATGTGGCAAGAGGGCTCGGCCTCTCAGGAGATGTGCAGACCTCCCAGCGTTTTTATGATGTAACCAACACCAAGGAAAATGCATTTATTGGTGCAGCCGTGAAAGCGGGAATTATTGCCGGCAACACCGACGGCTCCTTTAAACCGGATAGTCCGATTACAAGAGAACAAATGGCGATCATTATGGCCCGGGCTATGAATTATACCGGCTTCCGGACGGAATTGACCTATTCACCCGCAACGTATCTGAAAAAGTTCAAGGATTACAAGCAGATTCAATCACCGGAATCGGTTGCGAGGCTGCTGAAAGAAGGAATCATTCAGGGCGTCAGTCCAACAGCCTTCCAGCCCAAAGGGAATGCGACCCGGGCGCAGGCGGCTGTCATGTTGGAACGTCTATTGAAAAAAGTAGGTTATCTATAA